From the genome of Haloplanus sp. XH21, one region includes:
- a CDS encoding AmiS/UreI family transporter has product MPLYEVLGMGLLFVGGVLFVNGLWLLGYGDNRDVAIFNFLTGLITFLIVLWWAFGGDASDGTPFNAAGTMLFSFTYLWIGANAIRGVEDQRSFGWYCFFVALTAAPTGYLVLLTGDIGLTALWWVWAVLWAAFFVLLGLQRDDLTVPVGWFTAATGVATAVGGYLMAAGFWPWA; this is encoded by the coding sequence ATGCCACTGTATGAGGTTCTGGGGATGGGGCTCCTGTTCGTCGGAGGGGTCCTCTTCGTCAACGGATTGTGGCTACTCGGGTACGGAGACAACCGTGACGTCGCGATATTTAATTTCCTCACAGGACTCATAACGTTCTTAATCGTCCTCTGGTGGGCTTTCGGAGGCGATGCATCTGACGGGACACCGTTTAACGCAGCGGGAACGATGTTGTTCTCATTTACGTACCTCTGGATCGGAGCAAACGCAATCCGCGGTGTCGAGGATCAGCGCTCCTTCGGCTGGTACTGCTTTTTCGTCGCTCTAACAGCCGCCCCAACTGGATATCTCGTCTTGCTCACCGGCGATATCGGACTCACCGCACTATGGTGGGTGTGGGCCGTCCTCTGGGCCGCCTTTTTCGTCCTCCTCGGACTCCAGCGTGATGACCTCACCGTTCCAGTCGGCTGGTTCACCGCAGCAACAGGTGTCGCCACTGCTGTTGGCGGCTATCTGATGGCAGCGGGGTTCTGGCCTTGGGCATGA